One stretch of Enterobacter sp. RHBSTW-00994 DNA includes these proteins:
- a CDS encoding D-ribose ABC transporter substrate-binding protein, with translation MNMTFVKSALLASMITASGSLFAADNGLIAIITPSHDNPFFKAEADGAAAKAKELGYTVLVASHDDDVNKQNQLIETAIARKAKAIILDNAGADATVGPLEKAKAAGVPAFLIDREINKTGVAVAQIVSNNYQGAQLGAEKFAKLLNGKGKYVELLGRQSDTNAHVRSQGYHDVLDDYTDMKMVAQQTANWSQTEAFTRMEAILQTNPDIVGVISGNDTMALGAEAALKAAGKNNVIVVGFDGSDYTRDSIIKNSNIKATVLQPGWQQAQMAVEQADYYLKNGKAQKEEKQLMDCVLIDDSNASKLNMFNLSK, from the coding sequence ATGAACATGACCTTTGTAAAATCCGCCCTTCTTGCTTCGATGATTACCGCTTCCGGTTCGTTGTTTGCTGCTGACAATGGCCTTATCGCGATAATTACCCCATCCCACGACAACCCGTTCTTCAAGGCAGAAGCCGACGGCGCGGCGGCCAAAGCCAAAGAGCTGGGCTACACCGTATTGGTGGCGTCGCATGATGATGATGTGAACAAGCAAAACCAACTGATTGAAACGGCAATAGCCCGCAAGGCCAAAGCCATTATCCTGGACAACGCCGGAGCGGACGCGACCGTCGGTCCGTTGGAAAAAGCCAAAGCAGCTGGCGTACCGGCTTTCCTTATCGACCGTGAAATCAATAAAACGGGCGTGGCTGTCGCGCAGATCGTTTCCAATAACTATCAGGGCGCGCAACTGGGCGCAGAGAAGTTCGCCAAACTGCTGAACGGGAAAGGGAAATACGTTGAGCTGTTGGGACGCCAGTCAGACACCAACGCCCACGTCCGCTCTCAGGGTTATCATGACGTTCTGGACGATTATACGGACATGAAAATGGTCGCACAGCAAACGGCGAACTGGAGCCAGACCGAAGCCTTCACCCGAATGGAAGCTATTCTGCAAACCAATCCGGACATCGTGGGCGTGATTTCCGGCAATGACACCATGGCGCTGGGTGCTGAAGCCGCACTGAAAGCCGCCGGGAAAAATAACGTTATCGTCGTTGGTTTTGACGGCAGCGACTACACCCGCGACTCCATTATCAAAAACAGCAATATCAAAGCCACCGTGCTGCAACCTGGCTGGCAACAGGCCCAGATGGCGGTTGAGCAAGCCGACTACTACCTGAAAAACGGCAAAGCGCAGAAAGAAGAGAAGCAGTTGATGGATTGCGTGCTGATTGATGACAGCAACGCCAGCAAACTGAATATGTTCAACCTCAGCAAATAA
- a CDS encoding sugar ABC transporter ATP-binding protein — protein MNDIPTDDIILRTRGISMLFPGTVALDNVDYRVWRGKVNVIIGENGAGKSTLMKILAGVQQPSLGEMWLNGKQVHFTNTRDAAAQGIGMVHQELNLFENLNVAENIFLGRERQKGVMPINESEQEAHAATLLKRLDQPISPRELVGNLKVGQQQLIEIAKALAEDADILILDEPTSALSKTEVDILFRVIRELTRQGVSIIYISHRLEELMAIGDVITILRDGKFQSEAQVNDIDVPWIVREMLGSDPVNNFLSPGRTFGTPVLEAEHITCVNAAGNSVVNDVSFNVRAGEIVGIYGLMGAGRTELFECMLGTQRNYLGKLWLDSKPVPQRLATADRIRMGMSLVPEDRKRTGIFPGSSVASNLTIASLWRRLQRGLTISQKQEHAVVATTIGNLSIKVSSPEVEIQALSGGNQQKVVIGRSLLTDPKVLFLDEPTRGIDVGAKADVFRMMVELSNRGIAIVFSTSDLKEIMAVSDRILVMSGGKLTADIVRDRAEESALVTASAQGF, from the coding sequence ATGAACGACATCCCGACTGACGACATCATCCTGCGCACACGCGGCATATCGATGCTGTTTCCTGGCACTGTGGCACTGGATAACGTCGACTACCGCGTCTGGCGCGGCAAAGTGAACGTTATCATTGGCGAAAACGGGGCCGGAAAATCCACGCTGATGAAAATCCTGGCGGGTGTTCAGCAACCCAGCCTGGGCGAAATGTGGCTTAACGGAAAACAGGTCCATTTTACCAATACCCGCGACGCGGCAGCGCAGGGTATTGGCATGGTGCATCAGGAGCTAAACCTGTTCGAAAATCTGAACGTGGCGGAAAACATCTTTCTCGGGCGAGAACGGCAGAAAGGCGTGATGCCGATTAACGAAAGTGAGCAGGAAGCACACGCCGCCACCTTGCTGAAAAGGCTCGATCAGCCCATTTCACCACGCGAACTGGTCGGCAATCTTAAAGTCGGACAGCAGCAGCTTATCGAGATTGCCAAAGCGCTGGCGGAAGATGCTGACATCCTGATCCTGGATGAACCGACATCGGCCCTGAGCAAAACGGAGGTGGATATTCTGTTTCGTGTGATCCGCGAGCTGACCCGCCAGGGGGTATCCATCATCTATATCTCGCACCGTCTGGAAGAGTTAATGGCCATTGGCGATGTGATCACCATTTTACGTGACGGCAAATTTCAGTCTGAGGCGCAGGTAAACGATATCGATGTGCCGTGGATTGTACGCGAGATGCTCGGCAGCGACCCGGTCAACAACTTCCTCTCGCCAGGGCGGACGTTTGGCACTCCGGTGCTCGAAGCTGAACACATTACCTGCGTTAATGCTGCGGGTAACTCAGTGGTCAATGATGTCAGTTTTAACGTGCGCGCCGGGGAGATTGTCGGGATTTACGGCCTGATGGGTGCGGGGCGAACTGAGCTTTTCGAATGCATGTTGGGTACGCAGCGTAATTATCTGGGCAAACTGTGGCTGGACAGCAAACCCGTTCCGCAACGGCTCGCCACCGCCGACCGTATCCGCATGGGCATGAGCCTGGTTCCGGAAGACAGGAAACGAACCGGGATTTTTCCCGGCTCATCGGTCGCCAGCAATCTGACCATCGCCAGCCTGTGGCGACGGTTACAGCGCGGTTTGACCATCTCGCAAAAACAGGAGCATGCCGTGGTCGCCACTACCATCGGCAATCTGTCGATCAAGGTCTCCTCGCCCGAGGTCGAAATTCAGGCGCTGAGCGGCGGCAACCAGCAAAAGGTGGTGATTGGCCGCTCGTTGCTCACCGATCCTAAAGTCCTGTTCCTCGATGAACCCACGCGCGGCATTGATGTGGGGGCGAAAGCGGATGTGTTTCGCATGATGGTGGAACTTTCAAACCGGGGCATCGCAATAGTTTTTTCCACCTCCGATTTGAAAGAAATTATGGCGGTATCTGACCGCATTCTGGTGATGTCTGGCGGCAAACTGACCGCGGATATCGTTCGCGATCGGGCCGAAGAATCGGCACTGGTAACGGCAAGTGCTCAGGGGTTCTGA
- a CDS encoding DUF2291 family protein — translation MWLKQWGAALTGCAALLLTACTVVDLDADGKPMMPADPNAKASFDNQTPQQIAQQTWQSRVLNTASQHALDASTLAAQLKIPSATPQSVFVRLTGKIERVDSSNAREQKVVMTVNGQPLSIQSGPVMRGNAIRDAAGFRFEEFTNQVQFAQLSRAFNREAVTYLPKVDDSWNGKTASIVFATTITAGKAEEATALELKQETP, via the coding sequence ATGTGGTTAAAACAATGGGGCGCAGCACTTACAGGGTGCGCCGCCCTGTTGCTGACGGCCTGCACAGTGGTGGATCTGGACGCGGACGGCAAGCCGATGATGCCTGCCGATCCGAACGCAAAAGCCAGTTTTGACAACCAGACCCCTCAGCAGATCGCGCAACAAACCTGGCAATCAAGGGTACTGAATACTGCCAGTCAGCACGCACTGGATGCCAGTACGCTGGCAGCACAACTCAAAATCCCCTCCGCCACACCGCAAAGTGTGTTTGTCCGGCTTACCGGCAAAATTGAGCGGGTAGATAGCAGCAACGCACGCGAGCAAAAAGTGGTAATGACGGTCAACGGCCAGCCGTTGTCGATCCAGAGTGGCCCGGTGATGCGCGGCAATGCCATTCGCGATGCGGCAGGATTCCGCTTCGAGGAGTTCACCAACCAGGTTCAGTTTGCCCAGCTCTCTCGCGCCTTTAACCGCGAAGCAGTGACGTACCTGCCGAAAGTGGACGACAGCTGGAACGGCAAAACAGCCAGTATCGTCTTCGCCACGACGATCACCGCCGGTAAAGCCGAAGAGGCCACCGCGCTGGAACTGAAACAGGAGACGCCATGA
- a CDS encoding ABC transporter permease, with amino-acid sequence MKTTQSVALTPQKGVALSRENILLLLLKMRTFIALFIIVGFFTITVPGFLSAGSLVIMIKHIAINAFLALGITFVIITAGIDLSIGATLGLCGMVAGWLITKGIVLPMFGIAIFPSVWVIVPVVLLIGALIGAVNGWIITRYNVAPFICTLGTMYVLRGTAMLTSDGQTFPGLSGNPQLGNTGFDEIGAGTLLGIPWAIWLMIVLAVVIAYIARRLPFGRHVYAIGDNERAAELSGVKVKQVKVLVYTLSGFCAAIAGIVVSAQLLASHPANGTAFEMNAIAAVVLGGTSLAGGRGTILGTLIGAFVIGFLADGLVMMGVSEFWQMVIKGIVIIVAVIIDQMQNRMQQKAAVVAQKAVMEGK; translated from the coding sequence ATGAAAACGACACAGTCTGTCGCGCTCACACCGCAAAAAGGGGTGGCGCTTTCCCGGGAAAATATCCTGCTACTTCTGTTGAAAATGCGCACGTTTATTGCGCTGTTCATCATTGTGGGTTTCTTTACGATCACCGTGCCGGGTTTCCTCTCGGCGGGCAGTCTGGTGATCATGATCAAGCACATCGCCATTAATGCTTTTCTGGCGCTGGGGATCACCTTTGTGATCATCACCGCCGGGATTGACCTGTCGATTGGCGCAACGCTTGGACTGTGCGGCATGGTTGCAGGGTGGCTTATCACCAAAGGCATCGTGCTGCCAATGTTCGGCATCGCCATTTTCCCCAGCGTCTGGGTAATTGTCCCTGTCGTGTTACTCATCGGCGCGTTAATCGGTGCGGTCAACGGCTGGATCATAACCCGCTATAACGTTGCCCCGTTCATCTGCACGCTGGGAACGATGTATGTTCTGCGTGGTACAGCCATGCTGACCTCCGATGGACAAACCTTCCCCGGCCTTTCCGGTAACCCGCAACTGGGCAACACGGGCTTCGATGAGATTGGAGCTGGCACGCTGCTCGGTATTCCGTGGGCCATCTGGCTGATGATTGTGCTTGCCGTGGTCATCGCCTATATCGCCCGCCGCCTGCCCTTTGGTCGCCACGTCTACGCCATTGGTGATAACGAACGCGCAGCAGAACTTTCGGGTGTAAAAGTCAAACAGGTCAAGGTGCTGGTCTATACCTTGTCCGGCTTCTGCGCCGCTATCGCCGGGATTGTGGTTTCCGCTCAACTGTTAGCCAGCCATCCAGCAAACGGAACGGCGTTTGAGATGAACGCGATTGCCGCCGTGGTACTCGGCGGAACATCGTTGGCAGGCGGGCGCGGAACCATTCTCGGCACGCTGATTGGCGCATTTGTTATCGGTTTTTTGGCCGATGGACTGGTGATGATGGGGGTCAGCGAATTCTGGCAAATGGTGATTAAAGGCATCGTGATTATCGTCGCAGTGATTATCGACCAGATGCAAAACCGCATGCAGCAGAAAGCCGCCGTCGTGGCGCAAAAGGCGGTGATGGAAGGAAAATAG
- the entD gene encoding enterobactin synthase subunit EntD has protein sequence MQTTHTTFPLADQTVHRITFDLTTFTDADLLWLPHHAQITPAGRKRKAEHLAGRIAAAHALSALHDRTLPGIGPNGEPLWSKGISGSITHSGSQAMAIAIRHQNALIGIDCEAILSENDAQEIKGGIIDPQEDAILSRSGFPFALALTLTFSAKESLFKALFPQVKRLMGFDCARVLSLNDTTLTLELNHTLNNIKKNQNITLSWCRFDATIVTLLCRI, from the coding sequence ATGCAAACTACCCACACCACATTCCCTCTTGCCGACCAAACCGTCCATCGTATCACCTTCGATCTCACAACGTTTACCGATGCCGATCTTCTGTGGCTCCCTCATCACGCACAGATCACTCCCGCCGGGCGTAAACGTAAAGCCGAACACCTTGCCGGACGGATCGCCGCCGCACATGCGCTTAGCGCCTTGCACGATCGCACCCTGCCAGGCATCGGACCCAATGGGGAACCGCTCTGGTCAAAGGGAATTTCAGGGAGTATCACCCACAGTGGATCTCAGGCAATGGCGATAGCTATTCGTCACCAAAATGCGCTTATTGGTATCGATTGCGAAGCGATCCTCAGCGAAAATGACGCACAGGAAATCAAAGGCGGCATAATAGATCCCCAGGAAGACGCCATTCTTTCCCGCTCGGGTTTCCCGTTTGCTTTAGCGTTAACGCTTACTTTCAGCGCCAAAGAAAGCCTGTTTAAAGCGCTCTTCCCTCAGGTGAAGAGGCTGATGGGTTTTGATTGCGCCAGGGTTCTTTCCCTCAACGACACCACATTGACCCTCGAACTCAACCATACATTGAATAATATTAAAAAAAATCAAAACATTACTCTCTCATGGTGTCGTTTTGACGCCACTATCGTGACACTTCTTTGCCGCATCTGA